The genomic window TCTCGTAACGGCGGAGAAAGCAGCCCTGCGCGGGTCGTTGCGCCCACCAGGGTGAACGGGGGAAGGTCCAGCTTGATGGTACGGGCCGAAGGCCCCTGGCCGATGATGATGTCCAGTTGAAAGTCTTCCATGGCCGGGTAGAGGATTTCCTCGACCACATGATTCAGACGGTGGATTTCGTCGATGAAAAGCACGTCGCCCTGTTCGAGGTTGGTCAGGATGGCCGCGAGATCGCCCGCCCTTTCGATCACGGGACCCGAAGTGCTGCGCATGTTCACGCCCAGCTCATTGCTGATGACGGTGGCGAGCGACGTCTTCCCCAAACCGGGGAATCCGTGAAAGAGCACGTGATCGAGCGGTTCGGCGCGTTGTCTGGCCGCCTCGATGAATACGGCGAGGTTCTCCTTGACGGTCTGCTGTCCCACGTATTCATCGAGTCGCCTCGGGCGCAGACTGTTTTCGACCGGGAGGTCGTCTTCATGGGGTTTGGGTTCGACGATTCGCTCCGTCATATCGGCACTCTCGTCCGGAACGCCGACCGCGCGCCCGGCTTTTCCCCTCGGGGTTCAACTTTCGACACCGTCTGCATTGTATCGTCTATGCCAGCAATCTCAAAGTTTCTTTGAGCAGTTTTTCCACCGGGGGATCCGCCCCCAGGGACTTGATCGCCTTTCCCAATGCTTTCTCGGCTTCGGCCGGACGATACCCGAGATTGACCAGGGCCGAGTACGCGTCGCCATAGGATGATTCCGCGGCAGGAGCCGGCTGCTCGGCTTCCCTGCCTTTCTTGACGGACATCTTGTCCCGCAGTTCGAGCAGGATCCGCTCGGCGATCTTCTTCCCCACTCCCGGAATGCTCTTGAGACGGAAACCTTCCTGCTGAAGGATGATCCTGTGCAGGTCATCCGGCGTCAATCCCGACAGGATGTTCACCGCCAGTCGCGGCCCGACCCCATTCACGGTGATCAGCCGCAAGAACATGTCCTTTTCGGCGACGGTCCTGAACCCGTAGAGTTGAATGGCGTCTTCGCGGATATGGGTGTGAATGTTCAGAGCGACCGTATCGCCCGGCCCGGGCAGGTCATAGAACGTGCTCAGCGGGACATACACGATGTAGCCCACCCCGTGCACGTCGATCACGATGTAGTCGGGAGCTTTGTGGCGCAGTCTTCCTTCCAGGTGTCCGATCATGATTTGCCCCGGACGATCCAGCGCGTTCGGGAACCGCTCGTGTTGACGTGGCAAACGGCCACCGCGAGTGCATCCGCGGCATTGGGGTCAATGGGTTGGGACAACCGGAACAGGCATCGGACCATCTCCCCCACCTGGTCCTTGCCCGCCTTGCCGTATCCGACCACCGCTTTCTTCACCTCGAGCGCACTGTATTCGTAAATGGGCAGCCCGGCGTTTACTCCCGCCAGAATGGCCGCGCCGCGGGCCTGCCCGAGCCTCAGGGCGCTCTTCACATTCTTGGCGAAGAAAATGTCCTCGATGGCCATGCATTCGGGACCGACTTCAGCGATCACCCGAGTGAGCTGCTCGTAGATAAGCTTGAGCCTTTGCGTGAGCGGCAATTCTCCGGACAGTCGGATTACCCCGTTGGCCACATGAAGGAGGCGGGTCCCCTCCCCCTCCACAATGCCGTACCCGGTGAACCTGGAACCCGGATCAACGCCGATCGTTCTGATCATGATGGTTGGTTTCCGTCCTTGACCGCCGGTGCAACAGGTTCGGGACAATCCCTTTTCCTCATTCCCGCGGCCCGTCGCGAAACCGACGCCCGTGGCATGGCATGGAAGTCGTCGTCATTCCCGCCAGGCCGGGAATCCTGCGGGTTTCTTCGATCCCGCCCGGGACACCGGCTTTTCCCGGGTGTGCCCTTCGGGAAGGACTGTTCGCCACGTTCCCGACAGAGGTGAATCACGCGATTCTGTCCAGAATTTCGTCGGGTATGTCGAAATTGGCGTAAGCGTTCTGCACGTCGTCGGAATCCTCGAGACCGTCCATCAGGCGCAGGAGCTGCTGGGCCAGTTTCTCATCCTCGACGCGAACCGTGGTCTGGGGGACCATCGTGATTTCGGCCACCTCGTAGGCGAGCTCCCGGGCATCGAAGGCCGCCCTGACATTGACGAATTCCTCCAGGCTCGTGATCACCTCGAACTGATCATCCTCGTCCTTCACATCGTCCGCCCCGGCATCCAGGGCGATCTCCATGAGCTCATCTTCCGAGACCTTGTCCTTATTGAAGACGATGCTGCCCTTTTTGCTGAACATCCAGGCAACACACCCCGCCTCCCCCAGGTTGCCGCCGTTGCGGCTGAAAATATGCCGGATATCGCTTGCGGCGCGGTTTCTGTTGTCCGTCATGATATCCACGAGCACTGCGACACCTCCGGGGCCATAGCCCTCGTAATTCATTTCCTCGTAGGCCACCCCTTCGAGCTCGCCGGTCCCCTTCTTGATCGCCCTCTCGATGTTCTCCTTGGGCATGTTCTCAGCCTTCGCGGCAAGGACGGCCGCTCTCAGACGAGGATTGGCATCGATGGCCCCGCCGCCCATCCTTGCCGCGACCATGATTTCCTTGATGATCTTCGTGAAGACCTTGCCCCGCTTGGCATCGGCGGCACCCTTCTTATGCTTGATGGTGCTCCACTTCGAATGTCCCGACATCTAGCCGTCCTCCTGATACCAGCAATCCGTTTATAAAGCCCGTGAAAATCCCTTTCCACCATACTCGTCAATTGCCATGACCCGGGGCTCACAGCCATGCATGCGAGCCTTCCTCCTCGAACGGGCCGCAGTCCGGGCGGAAATCCCGCTCCGGGTTCCCGTCCCGTAGCCCCTCGGAGCGGCGCGTTCGACACCGCGTCCTACGACTTTCTCAAACGCATGCCAATCACGTAGATTTCCTTGCTCTGTTTTCGCGAGGCGTCGGGTTTGGTCACCTTGACCCATTCGAAATCCCGCTTGACCGCCTGGAGAAGCACGTGGAACTCCGCCCCCTGAAACAGCTTCGCCACAAAATGTCCGCCCGGCCTGAGCGCGGATCGCGCCATTTCCAGGGCGCTCTCAAACAGCAGAGCGGATCGTGCGCTGTCCGCCACGCGAATCCCGGACGTCGAGGGAGCCATGTCGCTCAAAACGACATCGAAAGGCCCATGCTCGACGCTCAGCGACCGGGCGAGCTCGGGGTCCGTGACGTCCCCCTGCAGCACCACGACGCCCTCGGGAAAACGGTGTTCAACCCCTTTCAAATCCACGCCGACCACCAGCCCCGACGGACCCACAATCTCCCTTGCGAACTGCATCCAGGAGCCGGGAGCCGCTCCCAGGTCCAAAACTCTGTTGCCGGGTTTGAGGATCTTGTACCGGTCCTGGATTTCTTGCAGCTTATATACCGCCCTCGCAAGATAGTGCTCTTTCTTTGCCTTGTGAAAATAGTGATCCCGCACCGTATAGGACATCGAATAAGCCTTAAAAGTCGTTCATTTTTCCGGAAATCCCGTATAACATAAACGATAGTTTTCTGTAAACAAAGCCCTTCTTTGTCGTTCGTTTGAAACGGAGTCTGACTCGGCGCCATCGCCGGAAAGGGGGTTGACCATGGAAAAGATCGTCAAGGGCAGGAAGATTTCTTTAGTGCAGGGGGATCTGACGGAGCTCCGGGTTGACGCCATCGTAAACGCCGCAAACAGGCACCTCGCCTTGGGCGGAGGAGTCGCCGGAGCCATCAGGATGAAAGGAGGACCCACCATTCAGGAGGAATGCGACGCCATTGGCGGGACAGTGGTCGGCCAGGCGGTGATCACCGGCGGGGGCAACCTGAAGGCCGCTCACGTGATCCACGCCGTGGGTCCCCGCTATGGAGAAGGAGACGAGGACGAAAAGCTGCGCAATGCGACTCTGAACAGTCTGAAAAGGGCCACTGAAAAAAGTCTCGCATCCATTGCCTTTCCCGCCGTCAGCACCGGCATTTTCGGCTTTCCGAAGGACCGGTGCGCAAAGATCATGCTCGACGCCGCCGTTGCGTTCCTCGACAGGGAAACCACCTCGCTGCGGGATGTCATTTTCTGTCTCTGGTCGAAGGAAGACCTGGAAATCTTCGAGAAGACCCTTCAATCCATGGGCTGACCCTGGCCCGAAGGTGTTTGCGCCCGCCGTCACCCGAACGGCACGAGACGACTCTCGCGCCGTTCAAGTCTCATTTTCCTTCAACCGCCGAACGGGCGGCAAGTCGTTCCTTGAGCTTCGGGAAACGATCGATATCCGTGTGCGGCAGGAAACAGGCCGCCACGTAACGATCCATGTATGAAGCGGTCATCGAGAGCTCGAAATTCGTCGTTTTTCTCATCACGTCCACCACGTCTTTGCGGATGCGGTTGGTGAGACAGCATATTCTGGCCCCCATCAGCGATCCGTTCCCGATGTAGGTGATCTTGTCGGGATCGATTTCAGGCAGAAGACCGATGCACATGGCTTTCTCGATGTCGAGATGGCTTCCGAATCCACCGGAAATGATGATTCGATCGAGCTTGTCGATACTCAATCCCACTTCGTCGAGAAGCGTCCGGCATCCGCTGTAAATGGCGCCTTTCGCGCGGATGAGGTGCTCGATATCGGTCTCGGTGATGACGATGTCCCTGTCGATTTGCGTCACTTCTTTCCAGGCCAACACGTATTCGTAGACTCCATCGACCTGTCGAATGCGGTCCGACTTCAAGTCATGCCTGAATTTGCCGAGGTTGTCGATGATTCCCGTTTCGAAGAGGTTCGCCACGATGTTGATCAGGCCCGAACCGCAAATTCCCCTGGGCCGTACATTCCCGATGGTCAGGATCATTGGTTCGAGCGTGTGCGGGTCGATCAGGAACTCTTCAATGGCGCCCTTTGAAGCGAGCATGCCGAACTGGATGCCCCCGCCTTCAAACGCCGGCCCGGCCGAACAGGCCGCGCAGACGAGCCAGTCCCGATTGCCGATGACGATCTCGGCATTGGTGCCGATGTCCATGTACATCGTCAATTCGCTCGAGAGGTAAAAGCCCGATCCCATTACACCCGCAACGACATCGCCGCCGACGAAGCTCGAGATGTTCGAATAGACGAGGGCGGTCGTGTGCCGCGGCAGCTCGATGCCCAAATCCACCGCCCGAACCGGCGGATAGATCGTCGAAGCGGGCACGTAGGGCGAACGCCGGATGTGTGTCGGATCGATTTTGAGCAAAATCTGTGTCAGGGTCGTATTGCCGGCCAGGGTAACCGTGGAGATCTCATCGCGCTTGACGCCCGATTTCTTGACGATTTTGCGAATGATCTTGTTGATGGTCTCCATGACCGCTTCCTGGAGCTTCTCCAGACCGCCCGGCTTTTCGGCGACAATAATCCTTGAAATGATGTCCTCGCCGTAGCCGACCTGGGCGTTGATATCCCCGCGTTCGGCCAGAACATTGCCGGTGATGAGATCGATCAGTTGACCGAAGACCGTGGTCGTCCCGATGTCGACGGCGATGGCAAAGTTCCTGTCGGTGGTGTCCCCCGGCTCGATGTTGATGATGTGGGTCCTCCCACGTTCAAAAACGGGCCGCGCCAGGGTGGCGGTGACTTTAAAGCCCGATTCTCTCAGAATCCCCGGCAGTTTTCGAATGACGGCCAGGCGGACCACCAACCGGTGCTCGCCGTGCTGCTTCCTCAGCGCGCTGATCAGGCGGCTCGTGTCGGCGACATTGTCCCGAGCCGTCGGTTCGGGGAGCTCTATGTACCTTTTTTCCACCGGCGGGATGAAGAGCCCCTGGTTCTTCAGATCCTCGAGATTGATCTGTTGCACCCGGGCGGTGCGCCCGGGAGGCCCGCATCGGGTCAACGCTTCCGCATCGATCTCCGATTCGACGGGAATCCGGACCACCAGATCGCTTCTCACCCGTGAGCGGCAGGCAAGCCTGTACCCCCTGGCAAGCTCATCCTCGCTCAACATCTCCGAGCAACCGCCTTCGACGCGGCCCTCTTCGATCATCACCCGGCACTTGCCGCACTGGCCCTCGCCGCCGCAGGCGGCATTCACGTGAACACCTGCTTCCAGAGCGGCACGTATGAGACTCTTGCCGTCGGGATACGTTATTTGCCTGTTAAAAGGCAAGAATCTTACCCGGTGCTTCGTCATCTCCGACTCCTCGCTCCCGCGTTCGAGGGCGGGCAGGGCTTCCCGCGCATCGACCCGCTTCTGCGCAGGCTCCCCAGGGAAGATCCGTACACGACTCCCCAAACCTTACCCCAGGATATATGAAAGAGGCGATTTCAGGCGGTCTCCCAAATCCTCCTCACCTCATCGAGCCAATGGGCCAGGCTCCCATTCAGTATCTGCTCCGCCCGGCGAACGTCCAGGCGATATTTCTCCGGAATATAGGACAGATCGACCACGTGAATCCCGTTCAACTTGCCGACGAACGGGCAACCTCGCAACTCGGATGGGAACAGCAGGGCCAGGAGCGAGAATACCCGGTTGAGCAGCGGCTTGGAGCGCTTGATCTTGACCCCTTGCAGCGTGTAGTTGTTGCTGAAGAAGCTCACACCCCCCGGGAAGTCCCCGGCAAGCGACGCTTCCGTGCATATCCCATCGCGTTTCAGCAGGAAGAACGGGGCCACGAGAGCCAGGGGCGGTGCCACGGCCCGAACGTCATCGGATCGCATGAAGACCCGCCTGAGAGCTGCGCACAGCCTTTCCTGCCTTGGATCGAATTCGAAAACCCTCGAGTGCTCCCCCTCGTCGCGCAGGCGCTCCAGAACGGCGTTCCGGATTTCGGGCAAAACGAGCAGAACGGATGCACCCTCAAGGGGTCGACCCCGAGGGTCAAGCGATTCCGGGGCAAGCTCATCGACGCCCTTCACCTGCAGCACTCGAGTGCAGGATACGCCGGCGACGGAACATTCCCGAAGCCGCCCCGCCACTTCACGTGCATGAGCCCCGAAATGGATCTCCAGTTCCTCCAGCTTTTCTTTTTCGACAAACGCCACCTCGGCCGCCTGGAGTATATCGTCCACGGCAACCACTTCCAAAATGTGGCGTGAGTAGTCGAACGGTTCATGATCGCGCTCCCAGTCTTCAAAGCCGAGTATCTGCAATTCGTCTTTGAGCGCATCCGGAAAGCGTTCGATCCCCCCTTCGCCGAAGAGATTCTCTCTTGGAATGATCACGGTCTTGCAGCCCGCGTTGAAGGCCGTTTCAATCTTGAGGGCAAGGGCGCCGACGGCCGAGATCCGCCCCTTGGTGTCGATCTCCCCGGTCATCGCCACGTCTCTTCGTATCTTGCGCCCGGTGAGCAGGGAGGCCAGCGCGAGGGCAATGGCCCCCCCCGCCGACGGACCGTCCTTCCGGGTGGAGCCTCCAAGAAAGTGCAGGTGAACGGGTTTACCCGCATGCTTGAGATCGATGCCCAATTCCCGCGCATGGTAGAATATCCCCGTGCCGGCGACCTTCCGGCTCTCATCCATGACTTTCTCGATGTTTCCGGTGGCGTGCAGGATGCTCATATACCCGCGCTTCTTCTCCCCGGCACCGGCTTCCGCGCCCACCTCGGTGGCCTGTATGGGAATGATGGCCCCCACGCCTCTTTCCAGATCGACTCCGAGCGCCAGCATCTCACCGACCGCATCTTCCCCGCCGATCTGACGGGGAGGGGTCGGCGCCTTCAGGTATCGCTTGATCTTCTCCCGAGTAACGCTGACCGAAAATTCCGCTCCGGTCAGAATCTCCTTTCGCTGGATGCGCAGGAAAAGAGTCCGGATGATTCTCTCCAGCTCCCGCACGCCGGGTTCATAAGTGTAATTCCTGATCAGGTGCCTGAGCAGATCGGCTTCCTCGTCCTTGTCGAAGAAAATCTGCTCTTCATCGATGCGGTATTTCTCCCGGATGCGTTCCATCAGGTGCTTTCTTGCGATGGCGACCTTTTCTTCCACGCTGTAACGGTCGAGGAGCACCACCTCGCAGCGGTTCACCAACACGGGCGGGACTGCCTCCAATGTATTGGCGGTCAGGAAAAAATGACAGTTGGAAAGATCGATGTCGATGGTGGTCTGAGTGTACTTGTCATGGAAGAGGTGATTCTGCTCCGGATCGAGGATCTCGAGCAAGGTGGCGATGGCGAATTTTTCCGTCTTGTCGGCCTCGTCGAGAATGAACATCCCGTTCATGGCCTCCATCTTGATAAGCCCCTGGACTATGGCCCCAGGCTTCGATCCCTCGTAGGTGAATCCGAAGCCCTTCAAGTCCGCCTCGTCCCTCATTCCTCCGAGCGAAATCTTGTGATACGGAACCCCGAGGTTTTGAGCCACCGAAATGGCCAGCGACGTCTTCCCCACCCCGGGAGGACCGACAAGCAGAAACGCGCTGCCGGTCCTTTTCCAGCCGGCAACCTCCGCCTCGGTGAATTGCCGGTACCGCCAAATGAGATTGGTGAAGAAATCGCAGAGGACCTCCTTCGGGGCCTGGAGTCCATAATGACTTCGATTCAGACCTTCCTCGAACGCCTCGGGAGTGACTTGGATTCTCCGGATTTTCCCCCAGGGGATCGCCAGTAGCGTCTCGATCAACTCGCTGTACTTGGATCCACTGTGACCGACGGCATTGAGCTTATTCTTATCAATAAATTCCATCACTTGGGAGGGAACATCCGGATCGTTGCGGGCATCCTCGATGCGTTCCTTGAGGCTCCTGTCCCTGGATTCGGGGGGTTTCTTCTGCACCGGGCGCCCCCCTTCAGGGGATTGCACGAGCGGCACGGAGGGCCCTTCGTCGAGGTGGGCGACAATCCCCGAATGGAACAGCCCGAGCAGTTCTTCGAGAGTCTTGTCCCGGAGAGCCTTTTCAGGCAGTCCCAGCTCCTTGAACAATTCCACCAGCCCCCAGCGGTCCTTGAAGGAATTGAAAACGTCCAGGGCCTCCTTGACGTCCTTTTTGATGAGGAGGTCGAACAGCCTGAGGGCAACCCGCAGGGAATGCGTCCTTTGCAGCATCGAATTCGAGGTGTTGCGGCTGTCGCGGTAAATGTCTTCCAGGACCCTGCTTTTCAGTTCCGTATCCAGCCAGGGGTAAACCTCCAGGAGAAAACCGTCGGGCGCATCGCCCAGATCCGAGGCGAGCTCGTTGAGGATCGAATCCACGATGGCAGCGAGCGGCAGTCCCTTCTCCGCCTCGTCCAGGAGCGCCACGTAACGATCCCCCTCGATCCCGTTCATCTCATCCGCCAGCGCGTGCCGCAGCGCCCGGTAGAATGTGGGATCGCCCGCGCGGCGGTCGAGAGCGAAATCGACATCCGACTGAATCACCTCTCGTTCTTTTCGCTCCGGATAGAGCATGTGCTCAACCTGGTGGCGCAGGAAAAGCTCCGTAAACGCAAGCATTTTCTTCTCTTCGAGGGTTCCGTCGCCGAGCCTCGTTTCCAGGTCGCCGGGGATCACGAACGACAGGTAGTCGAAAATACGCTCGTGAATCTGGAGCCTCCACTCCCGGCCCGACCGGGTCAGCACGCTCACGATTCTGATTCTGTTGTTCTCGTCTTCGAGACGAACGATGGACAGATGGTCCATCAATTGGCCGAGCTTGAGGGAATCGGTTCCTTTTCGATTCTTGAAGTAGGGGATCACCCGCCTGCGCACGATGCCGCCGAGCAACCGGGCGACATCGCCGGCCCTCTCGGGGCTTGGCAAAGGCAACGTGCTCAAAATGCGATAGTCAAACTCCATAGGAAACATGCCATCCCCCTCGTCTGACCACGGGATTGCCCTGACGTTCGAATCGAAAAACCGGGTCATCGATCACCCGGCCGCATCCACGCGCGATCGTGTGGAGCGCCGGCGCCTTCCGCGCCGGATGGTCGAAGGCGATAACTCGGCGGGCCTGTGGTTGCTTCAGCCGGAGGAACCCTTGGCACCCGGCTGCCGGTTTGCACGGATGATCGCCCGCGCCGCCACGACACCGCTGACGGAAGCCTGGATGAGCCCACGAGTGATGCCGGCGCCATCGCCGACGGCGAACAGGTTCCGGACGGGAGTCTCCAGATCGGCCGTGAGCTTGAGACGGTGTGAATAGAACTTCACCTCCACGCCGTAGAGCAAGGTGTGCCGGCTGTTGATCCCCGGTGCCATCACGTCCATCGCCTCGATCATCTCGAGGATGTCTCTGAGGTGGCGGTACGGCAGAGCGAAACTCAGGTCTCCGGGAGTCGCCGCGCGAAGGGTCGGTCGGGTCAGGCAGCGCTCCAGCCGGGCCGTAGTGGATCGGCGGCCGGCCAGCAGATCCCCCAGCCGCTGCACGATCACCCCGTGTCCCAGCAGATTGGCCAGGCAGGCGATGTTCCGCCCGTAGCTGATGGGATCGTTAAACGGCTCGGTGAAAAAAGAGCTCACCAGAATGGCAAAGTTGCTGTTCTCGGTCTTGCGCGATGCGTAACTGTGTCCGTTGACCGTTGCGAGTCCGTCCAGCTCCTCCACCACGACCTCTCCGTGAGGGTTCATGCAAAAGGTTCGAACCTTGTCGTCGAAAGTGTGCGAATAGTGAATCAACTTGGCCTCATAAGCGGCTTCAGTGAGCGGGGCCAGGACCTCCGCCGGCACCTCGACACGCACGCCGATGTCGACCGGGCTCGGCACGGACGGGATCCCCAGTCGTCGGGCCTCCTCGCGGACCCAGACAGCACCCGCCCTGCCCGGCGCCGCCACTACGTGACGCGCCGACACGACCGTTCCATCCTCCAGGGTCAACCCCGTAACGGTCGAATCCTCAACAAGGATTTTTTCCGCACGGCATAGAGTACGAATCTCGACGCGCTCCGTGAGGCGCTCGCGCAGATTCCGCAATACGAGCCGGCAGTTGTCCGTGCCGATGTGGCGCAGGCGGGTGGGAATATAGGTGAGAGCGGCGTGGCGGGCGCGAGTTTTCAACAGATCGATCGCATCGTAGTCGTCTCCAAAGGACCCCGGAGGCGCACCGAGGGCCTGGTAGATCCGGTCCACCTGCTCCACCAAAGCGTTCAGATCGTCCGCGGGCAGCAATTCCCCCAGGAGTCCCCCCACATCCGGGGAAAGAATGAGCTTGCCGTCGCTGAAGGCCCCCGCTCCTCCCCAACCTCGCAGGAGCCCCCCGGGCCCGTCTCTTCGGCGCTCCCCGAGGTCCGGCCCTTGCTCCACCAGGAGGATCGGAGACACCCCCGCCTCCGCCAGGTGAAGAGCTGCGAACAACCCGGCCGGTCCCGCTCCGATCACCGCCACCTCGTAGTCCATAACCTGTCCCTTTCGGCAAGGTATTGCACGCTTGCGCGTTCCCATGTTCTCACCCGGATGGGGTACGGGTTTCCCGGCATCGAATCAAGGGATCGGCCCGGGCAGGAACTGCGGGAAACAAACGAGCCGGGATGATCCGTCGACGGCCCCGCGCGGCGTCCGACCATATCCAGCCCGATGGAGCACAGCATCATGCTACGGTCATTCTACAGGCAATCCGCAAATCCTCAAAGGGCAAAGCCACCGGTGAGCTGCGCGGAAGGCGTGCTCGCCCGCGAAACCGTCGAACCACCCCTTGAGACCTCGCCTCGTCCCCGGCGGCGGAGGGTTCCCGACGCATCGAAGCTGTCGCGGAAATACGCTCTCGCCGTTTGCCGATGTTGCTGATAGAATCGCCGGGGAGGTGCGGTTTCCATTACTTTCTCGCCGCGAAACCGGGACTGGCGGCATCGACCTTTGCAGGACCCTTTCATGTCCGAAAAGTGGATCAAGACCCATTGTGCCCGATTCGACCACGGAGGCTGCGGCCTCGAGGTGCTGGTCAAAGACGGAAAGCTCGTGAAAATCAGGGCCGACAAGACCGATGCCTACAGCGAGGGGTACTGTTGCCCGAAAGGCCTTGCGGGAATCGACCGCGCCTGCCATCCCGCACGCCTCAGGCAGCCCCTGCTGCGCCGTGGCCCCAGGGGCGAGGGCGAGTGGGAAGCCATCCCGTGGGAGCGGGCACTGGACATTCTCGTTTCCGAATTCCGGAGCGCCATGGCCGGCGGCGGGCCCGAGTCGGTTGCCTTTTGTCAGGGGGCGC from Syntrophobacter fumaroxidans MPOB includes these protein-coding regions:
- a CDS encoding NAD(P)/FAD-dependent oxidoreductase yields the protein MDYEVAVIGAGPAGLFAALHLAEAGVSPILLVEQGPDLGERRRDGPGGLLRGWGGAGAFSDGKLILSPDVGGLLGELLPADDLNALVEQVDRIYQALGAPPGSFGDDYDAIDLLKTRARHAALTYIPTRLRHIGTDNCRLVLRNLRERLTERVEIRTLCRAEKILVEDSTVTGLTLEDGTVVSARHVVAAPGRAGAVWVREEARRLGIPSVPSPVDIGVRVEVPAEVLAPLTEAAYEAKLIHYSHTFDDKVRTFCMNPHGEVVVEELDGLATVNGHSYASRKTENSNFAILVSSFFTEPFNDPISYGRNIACLANLLGHGVIVQRLGDLLAGRRSTTARLERCLTRPTLRAATPGDLSFALPYRHLRDILEMIEAMDVMAPGINSRHTLLYGVEVKFYSHRLKLTADLETPVRNLFAVGDGAGITRGLIQASVSGVVAARAIIRANRQPGAKGSSG